Proteins encoded within one genomic window of Kibdelosporangium phytohabitans:
- a CDS encoding MMPL family transporter, with amino-acid sequence MRAVLALPAGRVAKWVVLVVWVLIMVAVFPLASKLFDSTNNSLVSYLSRGAESTQVEDLKKQLSTGAGQRVVVVYERAGGIRDDDRAKAKADLDEVVRRYPANAGPASSVTPSGDGNALVFGFTLPAGDPAKEGANTEKAVDETRSLVGQGKDGLSIRVGGPGGVLADQLKSFSGLHTTVLLATIAIVALLLLIIYRSPVLWVVPLISVAFAAQGGQAVASAIAQNTGFTVTSGSAFVLVVLTYGAGTDYALLLIARYREELRRHEDRHDAMKAALRRSGPAIIASAATVGIALLCLLFASMNSNRALGPVGFGGIAFALLAMMTLLPALLVICGRWVMWPAVPRPGGQQPDAKTEHRMWHRIGDAIERRPRKAWIGTLVLLGVLAAGLFTMNLGLKEVDGFTDKPEAVEAQELLLAHYPPGITRPVQVVGRADRLDEVLGVVRDTPGVENAVVVGKNDDIGQITTTLEYAPDTQEETDTLHSLRDRVHQVQGANALVGGHSAILIDVAESNVEDAKIVIPLVLLTILIVLIVLLRAIVAPLVLIATVVISFAAALGLSTVVFQELLGFAGVDSTLPLQTFVFLVALGVDYNIFLMGRAHEEARRIGTTAGMRKALAATGGVITSAGVVLAATFAVLVSLPLVAWVQIGFVVALGVIIDTIVVRTVLVPAITMDLGDRAWWPGSRVEQAVAPRERHDRIGAE; translated from the coding sequence GTGCGCGCTGTACTGGCTCTGCCCGCGGGCAGGGTCGCCAAGTGGGTCGTGCTCGTGGTGTGGGTCCTGATCATGGTCGCTGTCTTCCCGTTAGCGTCGAAGCTGTTCGACTCGACCAACAACAGCCTCGTCAGCTACTTGTCGCGTGGTGCGGAGTCCACGCAGGTCGAAGATCTCAAGAAACAGTTGTCCACCGGTGCCGGCCAGCGCGTCGTCGTCGTCTACGAACGCGCTGGCGGTATCCGGGACGACGACAGGGCGAAGGCGAAGGCGGACTTGGACGAGGTCGTGCGGCGCTACCCGGCCAACGCCGGGCCCGCGTCGTCGGTGACACCGTCGGGTGACGGAAACGCGCTGGTGTTCGGCTTCACCCTGCCCGCGGGCGATCCGGCCAAAGAGGGCGCGAACACCGAGAAAGCGGTCGACGAGACCCGGTCGCTCGTCGGCCAGGGCAAGGACGGCCTGTCGATCAGGGTGGGCGGTCCCGGTGGCGTGCTGGCCGACCAGCTCAAGAGCTTCAGCGGTCTGCACACCACCGTCCTGCTCGCCACCATCGCGATCGTCGCCCTGCTGTTGTTGATCATCTACCGCAGTCCCGTCCTGTGGGTCGTGCCGCTGATCAGCGTCGCGTTCGCCGCGCAGGGCGGGCAGGCGGTCGCGTCCGCGATCGCCCAGAACACCGGTTTCACCGTCACGTCGGGAAGCGCGTTCGTCCTGGTGGTGCTGACCTACGGCGCCGGGACCGACTACGCCTTGCTGCTCATCGCCAGATACCGGGAAGAACTACGCAGGCACGAGGACCGGCACGACGCCATGAAGGCCGCACTGCGGCGAAGCGGGCCCGCGATCATCGCGTCGGCGGCGACCGTGGGAATCGCGTTGCTGTGCCTGCTGTTCGCGTCGATGAACTCCAACCGGGCGCTCGGCCCGGTCGGGTTCGGCGGTATCGCGTTCGCGTTGCTGGCCATGATGACGTTGCTGCCCGCGCTGCTGGTGATCTGCGGCCGTTGGGTCATGTGGCCCGCCGTCCCGCGCCCCGGCGGACAGCAGCCGGACGCGAAGACCGAACACCGGATGTGGCACCGCATCGGCGACGCCATCGAACGCCGTCCGCGCAAGGCGTGGATCGGCACCCTGGTCCTGCTCGGTGTGCTCGCCGCGGGGCTGTTCACGATGAACCTCGGCCTCAAGGAGGTCGACGGCTTCACCGACAAGCCGGAAGCCGTTGAGGCGCAAGAACTCCTGCTGGCGCACTACCCGCCGGGCATCACCAGGCCGGTGCAGGTGGTCGGCAGGGCCGACCGGCTCGACGAGGTGCTCGGTGTCGTGCGTGACACGCCAGGCGTCGAAAACGCCGTGGTGGTCGGGAAGAACGACGACATCGGGCAGATCACGACGACGTTGGAGTACGCGCCGGACACGCAGGAGGAGACCGACACCCTGCACTCGCTGCGCGACCGGGTGCACCAGGTGCAGGGGGCGAACGCCCTCGTCGGCGGGCACAGCGCGATCCTCATCGACGTCGCGGAGTCCAATGTCGAGGACGCGAAGATCGTCATCCCGTTGGTGCTGCTGACGATCCTGATCGTGCTGATCGTGTTGCTGCGCGCGATCGTCGCCCCGCTCGTGCTGATCGCGACGGTGGTGATATCGTTCGCCGCGGCACTCGGACTGTCCACTGTGGTGTTCCAGGAACTGCTCGGGTTCGCGGGCGTCGACTCGACGCTTCCGTTGCAGACGTTCGTGTTCCTCGTCGCGCTCGGAGTGGACTACAACATCTTCCTGATGGGCCGGGCGCACGAGGAGGCCCGCAGGATCGGCACGACAGCGGGGATGCGCAAGGCGCTCGCGGCGACCGGTGGCGTGATCACGTCGGCGGGGGTGGTGCTGGCGGCGACCTTCGCGGTTTTGGTGTCGTTGCCACTGGTCGCGTGGGTGCAGATCGGGTTCGTGGTGGCGCTCGGCGTCATCATCGACACGATCGTGGTCAGGACTGTGCTCGTGCCGGCGATAACGATGGATTTGGGGGACCGGGCCTGGTGGCCCGGCAGCCGGGTGGAACAAGCTGTCGCGCCGCGCGAGCGGCACGACCGAATCGGAGCGGAATGA